In one Desulfuribacillus stibiiarsenatis genomic region, the following are encoded:
- a CDS encoding GbsR/MarR family transcriptional regulator, translating to MNDIKILEKSRAMVIEALAQNMNLYGITQSAGRLYGLLFFANKPLTLDEMKEELGMSKTSMSVSVRSLLDLNMVEKVWVKGERKDLYTIKEDWYQCFFDYFTIKWRAAIMMNSSTMEKSIAKLKQLIDDPNTSEEIRESAMGDLKKLEERLNYYDWQDRLIDSFETQEILNFVPTDKKKDK from the coding sequence TTGAATGATATTAAAATATTAGAAAAGTCTAGAGCTATGGTTATAGAGGCACTTGCTCAAAACATGAACCTATATGGAATCACTCAATCTGCTGGAAGGTTATATGGTCTACTGTTTTTTGCCAATAAGCCGCTTACGCTTGATGAAATGAAAGAAGAGCTTGGTATGAGTAAAACAAGTATGAGTGTTTCGGTTAGAAGCTTACTTGATTTAAATATGGTGGAAAAGGTTTGGGTAAAAGGGGAAAGGAAGGATTTATATACAATCAAAGAAGATTGGTATCAGTGCTTTTTTGATTACTTCACAATTAAATGGCGAGCAGCTATTATGATGAATAGCAGTACGATGGAGAAATCCATTGCCAAACTAAAACAACTCATTGATGATCCTAATACTTCAGAAGAAATCCGTGAGAGTGCCATGGGTGATCTTAAAAAGCTAGAAGAAAGGCTTAACTATTATGATTGGCAAGATAGACTGATCGACAGTTTTGAGACACAGGAAATTCTAAACTTTGTTCCAACGGATAAGAAGAAGGATAAATAG
- a CDS encoding quaternary amine ABC transporter ATP-binding protein, whose protein sequence is MITNIKIKVSDVTKIFGKSSKRALQLIKEGKSKDQILKETGSTVGVNRASFEVKSGEIFVIMGLSGSGKSTLVRLLNRLIEPTLGQIHIDGKDVVKMSKEELREVRRKKISMVFQKFALFPHRTVLENTEYGLEIQCIEKSNRHKKAMEALHLVGLNGYENQYPSQLSGGMQQRVGLARALANNPDILLMDEAFSALDPLIRKDMQNELLELQSTMEKTIVFITHDLDEALRIGDRIALMKDGNIVQIGTPEEILMSPSNEYVERFVEDVDLAKVLTAQHVMKRAETVQVDKGPRVALKLMKDLGISSIYVVDKQQTLLGAITAKDASKAAEENQSLTAILDKDINVVGTDTILIDLFDKVSSSSIPVAVTDGKGRLKGILIKGAVIGALAGNEQYINAVASSQVTESKEVM, encoded by the coding sequence ATGATAACAAATATAAAAATTAAAGTCAGTGATGTGACCAAGATTTTTGGTAAATCCTCAAAAAGGGCTTTGCAGTTAATAAAAGAAGGAAAGTCAAAGGATCAAATATTAAAAGAAACGGGATCAACAGTTGGTGTCAATCGTGCATCCTTTGAAGTCAAGTCAGGCGAAATTTTCGTTATTATGGGTTTATCCGGTAGTGGCAAGTCTACCCTAGTCCGATTGCTAAATCGTCTGATTGAACCAACGTTAGGCCAAATCCATATCGATGGTAAAGATGTAGTGAAGATGAGTAAGGAAGAACTTAGGGAAGTAAGAAGAAAGAAAATAAGTATGGTCTTTCAAAAGTTTGCATTGTTCCCTCATAGGACAGTGCTAGAAAACACTGAATATGGTTTAGAAATTCAGTGTATTGAAAAGTCCAATCGACACAAAAAAGCAATGGAAGCCTTACACTTAGTAGGACTTAATGGTTATGAAAACCAGTACCCTAGTCAGCTTAGTGGTGGAATGCAGCAACGTGTAGGACTTGCGAGAGCTCTAGCAAATAATCCAGATATTCTTCTAATGGATGAAGCATTTAGCGCATTAGATCCTTTAATTCGAAAAGATATGCAGAATGAGTTGCTAGAATTACAATCTACTATGGAGAAAACAATCGTCTTTATCACCCATGATTTAGATGAAGCACTTCGTATTGGAGACAGAATTGCACTAATGAAAGATGGTAATATCGTACAAATCGGAACACCTGAAGAAATATTGATGAGTCCTTCGAATGAGTATGTTGAGCGATTCGTAGAGGACGTAGATCTTGCGAAAGTATTAACCGCGCAACACGTTATGAAGCGTGCAGAGACCGTTCAAGTTGATAAAGGTCCTCGCGTCGCACTTAAGTTAATGAAGGATTTAGGAATCTCATCAATTTACGTCGTGGATAAACAGCAAACTCTACTCGGGGCAATTACCGCAAAAGATGCTTCGAAAGCAGCGGAGGAAAACCAATCATTAACAGCCATACTAGATAAAGATATAAATGTAGTTGGAACAGACACAATCTTAATCGATTTATTTGATAAAGTATCATCGTCCAGCATCCCCGTGGCAGTTACGGATGGAAAAGGGCGCTTAAAAGGAATTCTAATCAAAGGGGCTGTTATTGGGGCTCTTGCTGGTAACGAGCAATATATCAATGCGGTTGCTAGTTCCCAGGTAACAGAATCTAAGGAGGTGATGTAA
- a CDS encoding MFS transporter: MQTNEQVNDSYSNWQKNTILFLSSQTISLFGSALVQFSILWYITLTTESGLMMTMYIICGFLPTFFLSPIAGVWADRYNRKNLIIMADALIATATLILAIVFLLGYGTTWLLFLMASIRAVGTGIQTPAVGAILPQIVPADNLTKVNGINGSIHAIVNLLAPMASAVLLSIATLEAIFFIDVITAVIAIFTLLFLLKIPVHAKALQEQTTSYFKDLQLGINYIRQHAFLKKFFVFFAVFFVLIAPAAFLTPLQVTRSFGSDVWRLTAIEIAFSIGMMLGGFVMAFWGGFKNKIHTMTLGCMIFGLCTFALGIIPNFWIYLLFMSIIGVAIPLFNTPSTVLLQEKVEEEYLGRVFGVLGMISTSMMPLGMLVFGPLADVLKIEWLLIGSGILLFLQGFMLVGSKTLVKAGEKQL; encoded by the coding sequence ATGCAAACAAACGAACAAGTAAATGATAGTTATTCGAATTGGCAAAAGAATACTATTCTATTTTTATCAAGTCAAACGATATCGCTTTTTGGCTCTGCTTTAGTGCAGTTTTCTATCTTATGGTATATTACGTTAACAACTGAGTCGGGATTAATGATGACGATGTATATTATATGTGGGTTTCTTCCTACGTTTTTTTTATCTCCGATTGCGGGGGTATGGGCAGATCGTTATAATCGCAAGAACCTCATCATTATGGCGGATGCGCTGATTGCAACGGCAACACTGATTCTGGCGATTGTTTTTCTTTTGGGATATGGAACTACGTGGCTTTTATTTCTGATGGCATCGATTCGGGCGGTCGGGACTGGCATCCAGACACCAGCGGTGGGAGCCATACTTCCACAGATAGTTCCAGCCGACAATCTTACAAAAGTGAATGGAATCAATGGGAGTATTCATGCGATCGTCAATCTTCTAGCTCCAATGGCTAGTGCCGTTCTTCTGAGCATTGCTACATTAGAGGCTATTTTCTTCATTGATGTGATTACAGCAGTAATTGCGATTTTTACGTTACTATTCCTTCTGAAAATTCCAGTGCATGCAAAAGCCCTGCAAGAGCAAACAACCAGTTACTTTAAAGATTTACAACTAGGGATTAATTATATTCGTCAGCATGCTTTTTTGAAGAAGTTTTTTGTCTTTTTCGCTGTCTTCTTTGTGCTCATTGCACCGGCAGCTTTTTTAACTCCTCTTCAGGTTACACGCAGTTTTGGTAGTGATGTTTGGCGATTAACGGCTATAGAAATTGCTTTTTCCATTGGGATGATGCTAGGTGGATTCGTGATGGCTTTTTGGGGAGGCTTTAAGAATAAAATACACACCATGACATTAGGCTGTATGATATTTGGTCTATGTACATTTGCTTTGGGGATCATTCCGAACTTTTGGATCTATTTGTTATTCATGAGCATTATAGGGGTAGCGATCCCTTTATTTAACACCCCTTCAACAGTACTTTTACAAGAAAAAGTGGAAGAGGAGTATCTAGGGAGGGTCTTTGGAGTTCTAGGAATGATTTCTACCTCGATGATGCCTTTGGGAATGCTTGTGTTTGGACCATTAGCGGATGTTTTGAAAATCGAATGGTTGTTAATTGGTTCTGGAATTCTTTTATTTTTGCAAGGCTTCATGTTGGTAGGGAGTAAAACGTTAGTGAAGGCAGGGGAAAAACAGCTCTAA
- a CDS encoding cupin domain-containing protein, which yields MYHNGYPYWGCSPRPQGGCIPIRDYGPHPFVVNIEGATKQNTTFRTALWTGEYLQLTLMSIEVGDDIGLEIHTDHDQFIRIEEGQGLVMMGDSKDRLDFQANVYEDYAIFIPAGKWHNLINTGCTPLKLYSIYAPPEHPHGTVHNTKQDAERAHGY from the coding sequence ATGTATCATAATGGTTACCCTTATTGGGGATGTTCACCAAGACCACAAGGGGGATGTATCCCTATAAGAGACTATGGTCCACATCCTTTTGTAGTCAATATCGAAGGTGCTACGAAACAAAATACGACATTCCGTACCGCTTTATGGACAGGAGAATATTTGCAACTTACGTTAATGAGTATTGAGGTCGGAGACGATATAGGTCTAGAAATCCACACGGATCATGACCAATTCATTCGTATTGAAGAAGGCCAAGGTCTTGTCATGATGGGCGATAGTAAAGATCGATTAGATTTCCAGGCGAACGTCTATGAAGACTATGCAATATTTATTCCTGCAGGCAAATGGCACAACCTAATTAATACAGGCTGTACGCCACTCAAATTGTATTCTATTTATGCACCACCAGAGCATCCACACGGTACAGTTCACAATACCAAACAGGATGCTGAGCGGGCACACGGTTATTAG
- a CDS encoding AraC family transcriptional regulator produces the protein MNTLKKMNEALYYLEQNLLEDIDYKKVARIAYCSEYHFQRMFSFLAGVSLSEYIRRRRLTLAGFDLIGSKLRVIDVAMKYGYGSADSFTRAFQNMHGVTPSEARKNQHLLKAYPQMTFQLTIEGGNEMNYRIVEKEAFQIVGLKKRVPIVFNGVNPEIAAMWQSLNMEMITKLKELSNIEPKGLISASVNFSEGRMEEKGELDHYIGVATTNICPDGLEKLEVAASKWAVFEAVGPFPETLQNIWGRIYSEWFPSSSYEIVEGPEILWNESKDTTLPDYKSEIWIPVTRVESHI, from the coding sequence TTGAATACGCTCAAAAAGATGAATGAAGCACTATATTACTTGGAACAGAATCTCTTGGAGGATATAGATTACAAGAAGGTTGCGAGAATCGCATATTGTTCCGAATATCATTTTCAAAGGATGTTCTCTTTCCTTGCAGGTGTCAGTCTTAGTGAATATATACGCAGGAGAAGATTAACATTAGCAGGATTTGACCTTATAGGGAGCAAGTTACGGGTCATTGATGTTGCGATGAAATATGGTTATGGTTCTGCAGATTCGTTTACCAGGGCTTTTCAAAATATGCATGGTGTAACACCATCAGAAGCTAGGAAGAATCAGCATCTATTAAAAGCATATCCCCAAATGACCTTCCAACTAACCATAGAAGGTGGGAATGAAATGAATTACCGAATTGTTGAAAAAGAAGCATTTCAAATTGTTGGATTGAAAAAAAGAGTACCAATCGTCTTTAATGGTGTGAATCCAGAAATTGCAGCAATGTGGCAAAGCTTAAACATGGAAATGATTACAAAACTCAAAGAACTATCAAACATTGAGCCAAAGGGTCTAATAAGTGCTTCCGTAAATTTCTCTGAAGGGAGAATGGAGGAAAAAGGCGAGTTAGATCACTATATTGGGGTAGCAACGACGAATATATGTCCTGATGGTTTAGAAAAATTAGAAGTGGCTGCTTCCAAATGGGCAGTGTTTGAAGCAGTTGGTCCTTTTCCAGAAACGTTACAAAATATCTGGGGTCGAATCTACTCCGAATGGTTTCCGTCCTCTAGTTATGAAATAGTAGAAGGACCTGAGATTTTGTGGAATGAGAGCAAAGACACGACCTTGCCTGACTATAAGAGCGAAATTTGGATACCAGTAACGAGAGTAGAAAGTCACATATGA
- a CDS encoding cupin domain-containing protein, producing the protein METFQLADKMVFSDKSLTKKIIYSDNSILVFVLNFKPGQVLPPHTHPGMVTIVQILQGTAIFTVDGKDTQLTSGQGLICQEKEMLSLQNSGDEDLSLYVTLSPGPENKIFAEEI; encoded by the coding sequence ATGGAAACCTTTCAATTAGCAGACAAGATGGTCTTCTCAGACAAATCCTTAACGAAAAAGATTATTTATAGCGATAACAGTATCTTAGTTTTCGTTCTCAACTTTAAGCCTGGACAGGTATTACCTCCTCATACTCATCCAGGGATGGTTACAATTGTTCAAATCCTACAAGGGACTGCAATATTTACAGTAGACGGAAAGGATACTCAACTTACTTCGGGACAGGGACTCATCTGTCAGGAGAAAGAAATGCTGAGTTTACAGAATAGTGGAGATGAAGATCTTTCCCTTTATGTAACTCTTTCACCAGGACCTGAGAATAAGATATTCGCTGAGGAAATCTAG